The nucleotide sequence CGGCTGAACACCTCGGTGAAGGTGCGCAGCTCGTCCAGTGGCAGCGGGGCCAACACCTCTTTGGCCGGTTCGCGCTCGGCCAGGACACCCATGTCCAGGATGAGGGCGGCGCCGACGAACATCCCGAGGAACAGGACCAGAATATAACGTGTTGCTAATTTCATATTTAGTTGATGCTCCGTTTGATGAGCCACCCGTCATGCGGCGGGCGGCGAATAAAGTAATCCTGCTTCAATCGTTTTGAGGTAAACCCTCACCCTCATTCCCTCCCCCGCTATCGCGGGCGAGGGAGGCGAGCCGGATGCGCTTCGCGCATGCTCAGTAAGATTTGGTTGTTAACGTGCTTTGCACCAGATTAGAGGATCGCGCGGTTCTCCGTTCTGTCGAATCTCAAAGTAAAGTCCCGGTTGTTCCATGTCACCGGTATTGCCCAGGCTGGCGACGGTATTGCCGGCCTCGACCCATTCACCGACTCCCTTGTGCAGGCTTTGATTGTGGCCGTATAGCGTCATATAGCCATCTCCGTGATCCAGAATCAAGAGTAGCCCAAAACCCCGTAACCAGTCAGCAAACACGACACGTCCACGAAATACGGAAATAACGCTCTGACCCTCCTTGCCGCCGATCAGGAGTCCGCGCCATTTAAGACTGCCCACGTTTTTGCTTCCACCGTAGCGTGCGAGTATCCGGCCATGGGTGGGCAAGGGCAGGCGTCCCCGCAGTTTGGCAAAGTGCCTGTTGGCGCCAGGCGGCAGGGGGGAATCGGGCACAACCGTTTTCAATTCTTCGATCAATTGCTCGAGACGCTTTTCGTCCGCGTGTAGCCGGTCGATTTGTTTCGACTGGTCGCCCACCTCGCGGTTGAGGCTCGCGAGCAGCATGCTGCGGCGTGCCCGTGAGGTTTCGAGTGCGGTCTTCTGTTCGCGCTGGTCTGTGCGCATGCTTTCCAGGTCGCGGCGGTGTTCCCGTATTTCCCGTTCAAGTGTCTCGAGACGGGAAAGACTTGTCTGGATATGGCCGATACGTTCGGTTCGTGCCTGGTTCAGATATTGATAATAGGTAACAACACGCGAGACCCGTGCCGGATTTTCCTGGTTCAGCAGCATTTTGGGGTATTCCTGGCGACCCATGAGGTAAGCCGTGTAAATCTGGCGCGCCAGCTGTTGACGTTGCGCGCCAAGCTTGCCCTGCTCCCGGGCGGCGCGGGTATTAAGGTCTGCCAGCTTTTTTTCATTGATGCGCAGTCGCGCGTCGGTTCCCCTCAGGTTGTGCAGCAGACTGCCAATACGACGTTCGAGCCCGCGAACTTCTTCGCGCACGTCGTCGCGCCGGCCACGGGTATCATTGAGTTTTTCCTGAAGCGTCTCGATGCGGTCACGCAGCTTCTTCAGCCGTGCTTCATCCCCGCCGCGAGTGTCAGCGCCATGGACTGGATTGAGAAAAGCGATGAGAAATATGCACAGGAATAGTGAGACACCTGCGAGCGTGAATCCGGATTTGCAACGGTTCCTCTTCAGTGCCGGCATGAAGGCGGGAAGACAGAGCGGCGTGCCCTTCAGGCGCGACCCTCGGCGGTTGTTTCTTGCTGGCTGAGCAGGGCAACCAGTGGCCGGCCGGTCATTTCGGTCGGCAAGGGGAGGCCCAGGAGATAGAGCATGGTCGGCGCAATGTCTTCGAGCGCGCCGCTCGGCGCCAGTGTCGCTGGCCTGCCTATATATAGGAAGGGTACCGGGTTGGTGGTGTGCGCCGTGTGTGGCTGGCCAGTTTCAAAGTCGAACATCTGCTCGGCGTTTCCGTGGTCAGCGGTAATGAGCATTTCACCACTGGTTTCTTTGACCGCTTTGTAAATGTTCGCCAGACATTGATCCACGGCCTCGATGGCTTTCACGGTGGCGTCAAAATCGCCGGTATGGCCGACCATGTCTGGATTGGCGATGTTGCAAATGATCACGTCGTAATGTCCTGCGCGGATGGCTTTGACTACTTCTTCCGTGAGCCGCGGCGCACTCATTTCGGGTTTGAGGTTGTAGGTGGGCACGTCCGTTGGCGAAGGGATCAACAACCGGTCTTCGAATTCAAAGGGAGTTTCGACGCCGCCATTGAAGAAGAAGGTCACGTGCGCGTAT is from Sulfuricaulis sp. and encodes:
- a CDS encoding peptidoglycan DD-metalloendopeptidase family protein; the encoded protein is MPALKRNRCKSGFTLAGVSLFLCIFLIAFLNPVHGADTRGGDEARLKKLRDRIETLQEKLNDTRGRRDDVREEVRGLERRIGSLLHNLRGTDARLRINEKKLADLNTRAAREQGKLGAQRQQLARQIYTAYLMGRQEYPKMLLNQENPARVSRVVTYYQYLNQARTERIGHIQTSLSRLETLEREIREHRRDLESMRTDQREQKTALETSRARRSMLLASLNREVGDQSKQIDRLHADEKRLEQLIEELKTVVPDSPLPPGANRHFAKLRGRLPLPTHGRILARYGGSKNVGSLKWRGLLIGGKEGQSVISVFRGRVVFADWLRGFGLLLILDHGDGYMTLYGHNQSLHKGVGEWVEAGNTVASLGNTGDMEQPGLYFEIRQNGEPRDPLIWCKAR